Within Campylobacterota bacterium, the genomic segment GCGCCGCGACATCGGCCTTCACCCCTTCGATGACGAGGATAAACGCTCCGGCCGCTTCGATCGCACGGGCGTCTTCGATCAGCGTGCGCGCATCCTCTTCGGATTTGCCTTTGACTTTGTATCCCCCCTCGGCCCGAACGGCCTGGGGCAGCAGCCCGATATGGCCGCAGACCGCGATCCCGTTGCTTGTGAGGTGGCGAACCAGGTCGGCTTTATCGGCTCCCCCTTCGATCTTGACCGCGTCGGCGGGCGTCTCGCGATAGACGCGGATCGCGTTTGCCAGCGCCGTCGCGTTGTCGGTATAGCTTCCGAAAGGCATATCGGTGATGACGAACGCGTCGGGTGCCCCTTTGCACACCGCGGCGGTATGGTAGATCATCTGCTCCATCGTGATGCTCAGCGTATCGGGATTGCCCCCGAAGCTCATGTTCAGGCTGTCCCCGACGAGTAAAATATCGGCACTCGGCGCCAGCAGCCGTGCAAAAAGGGCGTCATATGCGGTGATCATCACCAGCGGCTCGCCGTTTTTCCGTTTGAGTATGGAACCGATTGTAAGCTTTTTCATCGTTGTCTTGTCTCTGTATTCTGGGGGATTAAAGTAGATAGTTTACCCAAAATTTGGGGTATATCGCCATTCGATGACAACCTTAAGAGAGGATATTAAACAAAACGTGGTTATAATTTGACCGCACAGGAGAAGATCGACATGGGCATACGCAGCGAACTTGAAGCGAATTTCGATTTTGAAATCATCGACGAGTTTCTGGACCACTACGCAATGATGGTGGAAATCATGGAACCGTTGATCGTCGATCTGGGAAGCGAAACACGCTACCATCGCAGTATCGACGAATTGTTCCGCATTTTTCATAACATCAAATCGGCGTCGGGATATTTGCAGATGGAACCGATGACGCGTCTTGCGGCGTTTGTCGAGGAGGCGCTCGAACAGCTTCGGGCCCGTGACAAAAAAGCCAACGACGAGACCGTGAACTGGATGATCAGCGTGGCCGATATGTTCATGCAGTGGCAGGAAGATCTGAAAATGGACAACGAACTCTCCCACGTCCACTTTTCCCTTTTAATTTTACCCGATATGGAGTCAGAGTGAAACAACTCGTAGCATACATCACCGCAGGATATCCCGATACCGCTTTTACGGCTGATTTGGCGCTGTCACTGGCCGAAAACGGTGTTGATACCCTCGAACTGGGAGTCCCTTTTTCCGATCCGGTCGCCGACGGCCCGGTCATCGAGGAAGCCAACGGCCGTTCCCTGGGGCGGGGGTTTCGTTTCGCCGATCTTTTGACGATTTCAGAAGAGATCGCTCCGCGGATCGATACCTTGTGGATGGGCTATTTCAATCCGTTTTACCAGTACGGTATGGCCAGACTGCTCGAACGTGCCGAAACCATCGGGGTCAACGGGCTGATCATCCCCGATCTTCCTTACGAAGAGGCGAAAGCTTACGCCCCGTTGTTCGAACGCCATAACCTGGCCAATATCTCTTTCGTCGCTCCCACCGACGGCGACGCGCGTATCGCGACGATTACGGCCGAGTCGCGTAAATTCATCTATCTCGTCGCGTATGCGGGGATCACCGGGAGCGGGCAGAGCGAGGACTTGAACGGAGTGCTTGCCTCTATCAAGCGCCACACCACGACCCCGGTCTACGTCGGTTTCGGCGTCAACGAAAAGACCGCCCGGGAAAAAGCGCAGGGGGCTGATGGCGTCATTGTCGGATCGGCCATCGTCAGCGTTTTGCTCGACGACGCTCTCGGCGCCAGCCAAAAAATCGCCAAATGCTGCGAAATTACCCGCAATATTAAATCCCTGATTAACGACTAAGCGTGCTATAATGGCATATTCACTTCTTTTGGGGCTGACATGGCTTCGACGGGAGCGGGATGCTTTAGGTTGCATGCCGGACTGGGCACCTCCGTTACACGGCCCAAATTGCTTAAACGCAAACAACACTAACTATCGTCCTGCTTACGCTGTAGCGTAAGTTTTAACTTAACTTAGGACTGCTTCTCCTTCCGATTCTATCTACGAAGATTTGAGAAGTATAACCTCCAGATAGATATACCCGCTGGGCGCCTCGTCTGCGGAAGAATTTAGAGGCTGGGGCGGCGTAGCTTTGCACGTTGTGTGAAGTCGCCCGAGACCCAAACAACGTCTCTAAGCATGTAGACGCCTTTGGTGGCCCGTTTTCGGACTGCGGTTCGATTCCGCACAGCTCCACCATTCATAATCACTTCCATTTTTAAATCATATTTTCTTATAAGTGTAACCAAACGCTACGTGGTGATAATTTTTTTCCGTTGCTAGCTATTAATTTCAGAATTTAACAAAAAATTACAGAATAAGTAATAAAATAGTAATTCTTCTATGCCAGAATAGCATATTTCCCAAAAGGGGGTATACGATGTTAAGCCTTCAAAACGAACTGCACGAAAAGCAGGAAAAAATGCTTGACAAACTCAAAAGTCTTTCCGTGGACCATCTGATCGTAGCTAAACGCGCACGCATGACGATGCGGGAAATTTTCAACTGTCTCGAAATCAGTGAAAAACAAAGTCTCTCTTTGGATTTCGTTTTCAGTGAAATGGAAGCGTTCAAACAGACGATGGCGCATTTGCTCTACAAAGAAGATTTCGTAGTCGCCTGAACCGCTTTTTTCTCCTTTATCCGCTTGCGGATGCTTCGTGTATATTCATAAAAAAATAAGTTATTTACAGTTCAAAACTTGACATAAGCTATTTTTGCATTGTAAAATACTGTAAATAACAGTTTTATACTATCAAGGAAATGAATGAATCTTACCATTGTCAATTTCAAAGGGGGCGTTGGCAAATCGATGATCGCCCATCAACTCATCACCGCATTCGGATACGACGGATACGAGATCGATCCTTACGGATCGCTTTCGGACCGTCTCCCGGAACGGGTGCGCAAAATCGAAC encodes:
- the panB gene encoding 3-methyl-2-oxobutanoate hydroxymethyltransferase, giving the protein MKKLTIGSILKRKNGEPLVMITAYDALFARLLAPSADILLVGDSLNMSFGGNPDTLSITMEQMIYHTAAVCKGAPDAFVITDMPFGSYTDNATALANAIRVYRETPADAVKIEGGADKADLVRHLTSNGIAVCGHIGLLPQAVRAEGGYKVKGKSEEDARTLIEDARAIEAAGAFILVIEGVKADVAARVAQSVRIPVIGIGAGNGVDGQVLVFSDMLGFYEPFVPKFVKQYHNGAAAVKEATDRYAAEVRSRAFPDENYIY
- a CDS encoding Hpt domain-containing protein — translated: MTAQEKIDMGIRSELEANFDFEIIDEFLDHYAMMVEIMEPLIVDLGSETRYHRSIDELFRIFHNIKSASGYLQMEPMTRLAAFVEEALEQLRARDKKANDETVNWMISVADMFMQWQEDLKMDNELSHVHFSLLILPDMESE
- the trpA gene encoding tryptophan synthase subunit alpha, with amino-acid sequence MKQLVAYITAGYPDTAFTADLALSLAENGVDTLELGVPFSDPVADGPVIEEANGRSLGRGFRFADLLTISEEIAPRIDTLWMGYFNPFYQYGMARLLERAETIGVNGLIIPDLPYEEAKAYAPLFERHNLANISFVAPTDGDARIATITAESRKFIYLVAYAGITGSGQSEDLNGVLASIKRHTTTPVYVGFGVNEKTAREKAQGADGVIVGSAIVSVLLDDALGASQKIAKCCEITRNIKSLIND